A DNA window from Pseudodesulfovibrio thermohalotolerans contains the following coding sequences:
- a CDS encoding ArnT family glycosyltransferase — translation MPRDTYTPRLDVLAFFIILASFAVRYWFVASGQLNLVQDEAQYWDWIRRPQLSYYSKGPLIAWVITLWTKVFGNTELGVRFGSILGMAGIQAALYIGVSRVWREYRLAIFVLFAAATMPMLNALGILATTDCPLIFCWTVAFFALAAATRNEPDLPVSNIPFVILAVCMAVGILAKYMMLTFLALALIHALILQCRGQMPERFWTRFAVAAIAGSTIGLAPIIIWNMSNDWVAYKHVAKLTSGVGGSDWLPDRIGPFFEMLGAQIGLLAPWWAWFLAVASVGAMRKAWVGPVGRFDADYRRDLMTVLFFWPLWAGITLKALFSKVEANWTAVTFSAGAILAGMALKAWWDAPGRRTRGRAILTGSAVVLTVAIFISPLLPIPDAVNPTLRLKGWADLGRKVDEIIRTEFDDPSTVFAMSDNYGFTSELAFYLEGQPITYCTWTEKRRMNQYDLWPSPAEGKVGWDAVMIRKRFTNAKVRGLKKMFEHVSDPIHYRSSFNGMEGRKFTIIVCKGFTGYWPRHEGKF, via the coding sequence ATGCCCCGCGATACCTATACTCCCAGGCTTGATGTCCTCGCCTTTTTCATCATTTTGGCATCCTTTGCGGTGCGTTACTGGTTCGTGGCCTCGGGCCAACTGAACCTGGTACAGGACGAGGCCCAGTACTGGGATTGGATTCGGCGGCCGCAATTATCCTATTATTCCAAGGGGCCGCTCATCGCCTGGGTCATCACCCTGTGGACCAAGGTTTTCGGAAACACCGAACTCGGCGTGCGCTTCGGGTCCATCCTGGGCATGGCCGGCATCCAGGCCGCGCTCTACATCGGCGTGTCCAGGGTGTGGCGGGAATACAGGCTCGCCATTTTCGTGCTGTTCGCGGCGGCGACCATGCCCATGCTCAACGCGCTGGGCATCCTGGCCACCACGGACTGCCCGCTCATCTTCTGCTGGACCGTGGCCTTCTTCGCCCTTGCGGCGGCCACGCGCAACGAACCCGACCTGCCGGTCTCCAACATTCCCTTCGTCATCCTCGCCGTGTGCATGGCCGTGGGCATCCTCGCCAAGTACATGATGCTCACCTTCCTCGCCCTGGCCCTGATCCACGCCCTGATCCTGCAATGCCGGGGACAGATGCCGGAGCGGTTCTGGACGCGCTTCGCCGTTGCCGCGATCGCCGGTTCCACCATCGGACTCGCGCCCATTATCATCTGGAACATGAGCAACGACTGGGTCGCCTACAAGCATGTCGCCAAGCTGACCTCCGGCGTGGGCGGCAGCGACTGGCTGCCCGACCGCATCGGGCCGTTCTTCGAAATGCTCGGCGCGCAGATCGGCCTGCTGGCCCCGTGGTGGGCCTGGTTCCTCGCCGTGGCCTCGGTCGGCGCGATGCGCAAGGCATGGGTCGGCCCGGTGGGGCGTTTCGACGCGGACTACCGGCGGGACCTGATGACCGTGCTTTTCTTCTGGCCCCTGTGGGCGGGCATCACCCTCAAGGCGCTCTTCTCCAAGGTGGAAGCCAACTGGACCGCCGTGACCTTCTCGGCGGGAGCCATCCTGGCGGGCATGGCCCTCAAGGCGTGGTGGGACGCGCCCGGCCGCAGGACACGGGGACGCGCCATCCTGACGGGCTCCGCCGTCGTCCTGACCGTAGCCATATTCATCTCGCCGCTCCTCCCGATCCCTGACGCCGTGAACCCCACTCTCCGTCTCAAGGGGTGGGCCGACCTGGGACGCAAGGTGGACGAGATCATCCGCACGGAATTCGACGACCCGTCCACGGTCTTCGCCATGTCCGACAACTACGGGTTCACCTCGGAGCTGGCCTTCTATCTCGAAGGACAGCCCATCACCTACTGCACCTGGACCGAAAAACGGCGCATGAACCAGTACGACCTGTGGCCTTCTCCGGCCGAAGGCAAGGTTGGCTGGGACGCGGTCATGATCCGCAAGCGCTTCACCAACGCCAAGGTACGCGGCCTGAAAAAGATGTTCGAACACGTGTCCGACCCCATCCACTACCGCTCCTCCTTCAATGGCATGGAGGGCCGCAAGTTCACCATCATCGTCTGCAAGGGATTCACCGGCTACTGGCCCCGTCACGAAGGCAAATTCTAG
- a CDS encoding prepilin peptidase → MDIIPIWAFYLAAAVAGLELGGLSTIFIQRWIDEEPICRPGGSKCPNCDSRLGWRDTIPLVSFLLLKGRCRHCGSPIGPQYLLVELSCMAWALASAHTFGPSPEWGVYLVLGVMLIAGSFIDFETFLLPDRITLGGTAAALAASFMLEEGPGWQDALLGAAVGAGLFWVVQQLYRLWRKREGLGTGDVKLMAMIGAMTGLGGLPLTILVGSLTGAAGSVFYMLRPGKGGIRGRVPYGPFLSLGCLLYLLYGPQIMRWLDF, encoded by the coding sequence ATGGACATCATCCCCATCTGGGCATTTTACCTCGCCGCCGCCGTGGCCGGTCTCGAACTCGGCGGTTTGTCCACCATTTTCATCCAGCGTTGGATCGACGAGGAGCCCATCTGCCGTCCCGGCGGGTCCAAGTGTCCCAACTGCGACTCGCGGCTCGGCTGGCGCGACACCATTCCGCTGGTCAGCTTTCTGCTCCTGAAGGGGCGGTGCCGTCATTGCGGGTCGCCTATCGGGCCGCAGTATCTGCTGGTGGAATTGTCCTGCATGGCCTGGGCCCTGGCCTCGGCCCACACCTTCGGGCCGTCGCCGGAATGGGGCGTGTATCTGGTGCTCGGCGTCATGCTTATCGCGGGCAGCTTCATCGATTTCGAAACCTTCCTGCTGCCCGACCGCATCACATTGGGCGGGACGGCCGCCGCGCTGGCGGCTTCCTTCATGCTTGAGGAAGGTCCCGGCTGGCAGGACGCGCTGCTCGGCGCGGCCGTGGGCGCGGGATTGTTCTGGGTCGTGCAACAGCTCTACCGCCTGTGGCGCAAGCGGGAGGGGCTGGGCACCGGCGACGTCAAGCTCATGGCCATGATCGGGGCCATGACCGGACTGGGCGGGTTGCCTCTGACTATTTTGGTGGGCAGCCTGACCGGCGCGGCCGGTTCCGTCTTTTACATGCTCCGCCCGGGCAAGGGCGGAATCCGTGGCCGTGTTCCCTACGGTCCCTTCCTGAGCCTCGGCTGTCTTCTCTACCTGCTCTACGGCCCGCAGATCATGCGCTGGCTGGATTTCTAG
- a CDS encoding indole-3-glycerol phosphate synthase TrpC, translated as MLNKFREAKRLEIESLHKDFAAGRIPAAFRGERPSFIGAIKAKGPGAIIAEFKPASPSRGMLRENANPLDFADAYAENGAAAISVLTEHKFFKGTPDFLFMMNGPGLPLLRKDFVIDPLQVAMTASSPASAVLLIARMCDDAAHLKQLVDIARMPGLTPVVEIFDQADLDRAREAGADVIQVNNRDLDTLETSLDQGRRFIKQKRDGELWICASGVSTRAQVEEMAGLGFDAILVGTSLMEADDPGAMLAELAGVR; from the coding sequence ATGCTGAATAAATTCCGTGAGGCCAAGCGGCTCGAAATCGAGTCGCTGCACAAGGACTTCGCGGCGGGACGCATTCCCGCCGCCTTCCGGGGCGAACGCCCCTCCTTCATCGGCGCCATCAAGGCCAAGGGGCCGGGCGCGATCATCGCCGAGTTCAAACCTGCCAGCCCGAGCAGGGGAATGCTGCGCGAAAACGCCAACCCCCTGGATTTCGCCGACGCCTATGCCGAAAACGGCGCGGCGGCCATCTCCGTACTGACCGAACACAAGTTCTTCAAGGGCACCCCCGACTTCCTCTTCATGATGAACGGGCCGGGACTGCCGCTTTTGCGCAAGGACTTCGTCATCGATCCGCTCCAGGTGGCCATGACCGCCTCCAGCCCGGCCTCCGCCGTGCTGCTCATCGCCCGCATGTGCGACGACGCCGCCCACCTGAAGCAGCTCGTCGACATCGCGAGGATGCCCGGCCTGACCCCTGTGGTCGAAATATTCGACCAGGCGGACCTGGACCGCGCCCGCGAGGCCGGAGCCGACGTCATCCAGGTCAACAACCGCGACCTGGACACCCTGGAAACCTCCCTGGACCAAGGCCGCCGCTTCATCAAACAGAAGCGGGACGGCGAGCTGTGGATATGCGCAAGCGGCGTGTCCACCCGCGCCCAGGTGGAGGAAATGGCCGGGCTGGGCTTCGACGCGATACTCGTCGGCACATCGCTGATGGAGGCCGACGACCCCGGCGCCATGCTGGCCGAGCTGGCGGGAGTCCGCTAA
- a CDS encoding class I SAM-dependent methyltransferase, producing the protein MSNTKIPQENEAPRKGYGPTSFWLQEPAAVFAHLDLKPGQVFLDAGCGAGEYSLYAAPLLGETGAIIAVDNIRISTDALNKLPARPGEAPITAFAADITAPLPIEPHSVDVIFLSTVLHIKKVRDRAAEMFREFHRLLRPGSTLAVLECKKVEANFGPPLHSRLSEEDVRALVEPHGFSHASTLDTGHANLIRFEAE; encoded by the coding sequence ATGAGTAACACGAAAATTCCGCAAGAAAACGAAGCTCCCCGCAAGGGGTATGGGCCGACAAGTTTCTGGTTGCAGGAGCCTGCCGCCGTCTTTGCGCATCTGGACCTGAAGCCCGGCCAGGTCTTCCTGGACGCCGGGTGCGGGGCCGGGGAATATTCCCTGTACGCCGCGCCGCTGCTCGGCGAGACTGGCGCGATCATCGCCGTGGACAACATCCGCATCTCGACGGACGCCCTCAACAAGCTGCCCGCCCGTCCCGGCGAGGCCCCCATCACCGCATTTGCCGCCGACATCACCGCCCCTCTGCCCATCGAACCGCACTCCGTGGACGTGATCTTCCTGTCCACCGTCCTGCACATCAAGAAGGTTCGTGACCGCGCGGCGGAAATGTTCCGTGAATTTCACCGCCTTCTGCGTCCCGGCTCCACTTTGGCCGTGCTCGAATGCAAAAAGGTCGAGGCCAATTTCGGGCCGCCGCTCCACTCCCGCCTCTCCGAGGAGGACGTCCGCGCCCTGGTCGAACCCCACGGCTTCAGCCACGCCTCCACCCTCGACACAGGCCACGCGAACCTGATCCGCTTCGAGGCCGAATAA
- a CDS encoding phosphoribosylanthranilate isomerase has translation MTRPLVKVCGMTRMEDVELCVELGVDLLGFIFHEKSPRNADPDFVASVKTGKVSKVGVFVDQTVDEILETMDRCGLHAAQLHGGQDTIFCWKIGPDRVIRAFWPDAYPSPHALAHDLEAYSEVCGHFLLDAGAKGQGGTGKSINLANLQHVEIHTPWFLAGGLGPGNLKAALAADPPGLDFNSGVESAPGIKDETKLREVFRILAELE, from the coding sequence ATGACACGCCCCCTGGTCAAGGTCTGCGGCATGACCCGCATGGAAGACGTGGAACTCTGCGTCGAACTGGGCGTTGACCTGCTCGGCTTCATCTTCCACGAGAAAAGCCCGCGCAACGCCGATCCGGATTTCGTGGCCTCGGTCAAGACCGGCAAGGTCTCCAAGGTTGGCGTGTTCGTCGACCAGACCGTCGACGAAATCCTCGAAACCATGGACCGATGCGGGCTGCACGCGGCCCAGCTGCACGGCGGCCAGGACACGATCTTCTGCTGGAAGATCGGCCCCGACCGGGTCATCCGGGCCTTCTGGCCCGACGCCTATCCCTCGCCCCATGCGCTGGCGCACGACCTGGAAGCCTATAGTGAGGTCTGCGGCCACTTCCTTCTGGACGCAGGCGCGAAAGGCCAGGGCGGAACCGGCAAGTCCATTAATCTCGCTAATCTGCAACACGTTGAAATACATACACCTTGGTTCCTCGCTGGCGGACTCGGGCCGGGCAACCTCAAGGCTGCCCTGGCTGCGGATCCTCCTGGCCTGGACTTCAATTCCGGCGTGGAAAGCGCGCCGGGCATCAAGGACGAAACCAAACTGCGGGAAGTCTTCCGGATTCTCGCGGAATTGGAATAA
- the trpD gene encoding anthranilate phosphoribosyltransferase, whose protein sequence is MTIAEILEILAQKHALTDDQADFMFAELMSGNLTDAQSGAFLMGLRAKGEDSTDLAAGVRACLAQARTIPGIKATPDNPIFDTVGTGGDGQHSFNNSTAVSLFLADMGCTVAKHGNRAQSSSCGSADALEGLGIPLEQTPEEAAAGLAKYNFAFLFAPSYHPAFKHIMPVRRQLGVRTLFNFMGPLLNPVRPSHQLIGVGDPERLFLMGETLLLTGVRRALIFAGAGGFDELTTWGVNRGYIIDDGRMDKAVVDPGTLGFPRHSPEDVRVTGKEDAVDKLRAILAGKGPEAMMDMVALNLAGCLNLLDKGTMAECADIARDVVHAGLTKGIPYAE, encoded by the coding sequence ATGACCATAGCCGAAATACTTGAAATACTGGCCCAGAAACACGCCCTGACCGACGATCAGGCGGACTTCATGTTCGCCGAACTCATGTCCGGCAACCTGACCGATGCCCAATCCGGAGCGTTCCTCATGGGATTGCGCGCCAAGGGCGAAGACTCCACGGACCTGGCCGCTGGCGTGCGCGCCTGTCTGGCGCAGGCGCGGACCATCCCCGGCATCAAGGCCACTCCGGACAACCCCATCTTCGACACCGTGGGAACCGGCGGCGACGGCCAGCATTCCTTCAACAACTCCACGGCCGTTTCCCTGTTCCTCGCGGACATGGGCTGCACCGTGGCCAAGCACGGGAACCGCGCCCAGTCGTCCTCCTGCGGCTCGGCCGACGCCCTCGAAGGGCTGGGCATCCCGCTGGAACAGACCCCGGAGGAAGCCGCGGCGGGCCTCGCGAAATACAATTTCGCCTTCCTGTTCGCCCCGTCCTACCATCCGGCCTTCAAGCACATCATGCCCGTGCGCAGGCAGCTAGGCGTTCGCACCCTGTTCAACTTCATGGGGCCGCTGCTCAATCCGGTCCGCCCGTCGCACCAGCTCATCGGCGTGGGCGATCCCGAACGGCTGTTCCTCATGGGCGAGACCCTGCTCCTGACCGGCGTGCGCCGCGCCCTCATCTTCGCAGGCGCGGGCGGCTTCGACGAGCTGACCACCTGGGGCGTCAACCGAGGCTACATCATCGACGACGGCCGCATGGACAAGGCAGTGGTCGACCCCGGCACCCTGGGCTTCCCGCGCCATTCCCCGGAGGACGTGCGCGTCACCGGCAAAGAGGACGCCGTGGACAAGCTCCGGGCCATCCTGGCGGGCAAGGGGCCGGAGGCCATGATGGACATGGTGGCCCTCAATCTGGCAGGGTGCCTGAATCTGCTGGACAAGGGCACCATGGCCGAATGCGCCGATATCGCCCGCGACGTGGTTCATGCCGGACTGACAAAAGGAATCCCCTATGCTGAATAA
- a CDS encoding anthranilate synthase component II, which yields MFLLIDNFDSFTFNLVQAFQQLDADPVVIRNDREEVLELAESGELERVCLSPGPSNPENAGFCLEFLARLPKETPVLGVCLGHQTLGHFAGAPVERAGRIMHGKTSEVFHEGRSVFEGLPSPFTVCRYHSLIVPAEKAADKIEVTARTEQGEVMGLRYKDRPWHGVQFHPESILTPEGPKLLANFLKIKG from the coding sequence ATGTTTTTGCTGATCGATAATTTCGACTCCTTCACCTTCAACCTGGTGCAGGCGTTCCAGCAGCTCGATGCCGACCCTGTGGTCATCCGCAACGACCGGGAAGAAGTCCTGGAGCTGGCCGAAAGCGGCGAATTGGAACGCGTCTGCCTCTCACCCGGACCGAGCAATCCGGAGAACGCGGGCTTCTGCCTGGAGTTCCTGGCCAGGCTCCCCAAGGAAACGCCGGTGCTCGGCGTCTGCCTGGGGCATCAGACCCTGGGCCACTTCGCGGGCGCGCCCGTTGAACGCGCCGGGCGGATCATGCACGGCAAGACCTCCGAGGTCTTCCACGAGGGCCGGAGCGTGTTCGAAGGGCTGCCCTCCCCGTTCACGGTCTGCCGCTACCACTCCCTCATCGTCCCGGCTGAGAAGGCCGCCGACAAAATCGAGGTCACAGCCCGCACCGAACAGGGCGAGGTCATGGGATTGCGGTACAAGGACCGGCCCTGGCACGGCGTGCAGTTCCACCCGGAATCCATCCTCACCCCCGAAGGCCCCAAGCTCCTCGCAAACTTCCTCAAAATAAAAGGATAA
- the trpB gene encoding tryptophan synthase subunit beta has product MKKGYFGDFGGQFIPELLMPPLIELEEAMETILPSEAFQSRFAAMLKENVGRPSAITYCPNLSRDLGLDLWLKREDLNHSGAHKINNTLGQGLLAKMMGKKVLLAETGAGMHGVATTVAAAMLDMKAVIYMGATDVVRQAPNVNRMRLMGAEIIAVESGTKTLKDAINEALRRWLSDQETTHYCFGTAAGPHPFPTLVREFQQIISKEAREQFMTRNQGKLPDVVVACVGGGSNAIGMFHNFVPDESVKLVGVEAAGTGEPGCYSSAPIDHGTEGVLHGMKTKLLQTPEGQIEPSHSVAAGLDYPGVGPEHAHLDAIGRVDYTTINDTQAINAFKVLSRREGIIPALESSHAVAYAIENRDKLQGQSVLVCLSGRGDKDLGILDEIL; this is encoded by the coding sequence ATGAAAAAAGGATACTTCGGCGACTTCGGCGGGCAGTTCATCCCCGAACTGCTCATGCCGCCGCTCATAGAGCTCGAAGAGGCCATGGAAACCATCCTCCCGAGCGAGGCGTTTCAGAGCCGCTTCGCGGCCATGCTCAAGGAAAACGTCGGCCGTCCCTCGGCCATCACCTACTGCCCGAACCTCTCCAGGGACCTCGGCCTCGACCTCTGGCTCAAGCGCGAGGACCTCAACCACTCGGGCGCGCACAAGATCAACAACACCCTTGGCCAGGGGCTCCTGGCCAAAATGATGGGCAAAAAGGTGCTCCTGGCCGAGACCGGCGCGGGAATGCACGGGGTGGCCACCACCGTAGCCGCCGCCATGCTCGACATGAAGGCGGTCATCTACATGGGCGCCACCGACGTGGTCCGCCAGGCCCCGAACGTCAACAGAATGCGTCTCATGGGAGCGGAAATCATCGCCGTCGAGTCGGGCACCAAGACCCTCAAGGACGCCATCAACGAGGCCCTCAGACGCTGGCTCTCCGACCAGGAGACCACCCACTACTGCTTCGGCACCGCCGCCGGGCCGCATCCCTTCCCCACCCTGGTCCGCGAATTCCAGCAGATCATCTCCAAGGAAGCGCGCGAGCAGTTCATGACCCGCAACCAGGGCAAACTGCCCGATGTGGTCGTGGCCTGCGTGGGCGGCGGCTCCAACGCCATCGGCATGTTTCACAACTTCGTCCCCGACGAATCCGTGAAGCTGGTCGGCGTGGAAGCCGCAGGCACCGGCGAGCCGGGCTGCTACAGCTCCGCGCCCATCGACCACGGCACCGAAGGTGTGCTGCACGGCATGAAGACCAAGCTGTTGCAGACCCCGGAAGGCCAGATCGAGCCCTCCCACTCCGTCGCGGCAGGCCTGGACTATCCCGGCGTCGGCCCGGAGCACGCCCACCTCGATGCCATCGGCCGGGTCGACTACACGACCATCAACGACACCCAGGCCATCAACGCCTTCAAGGTCCTGTCCCGGCGCGAAGGCATCATCCCGGCCCTGGAATCCTCCCACGCCGTGGCCTACGCCATAGAGAACAGGGACAAGCTCCAGGGCCAATCGGTGCTCGTCTGCCTCTCCGGGCGGGGCGACAAGGATTTGGGGATACTCGATGAGATCCTGTGA
- a CDS encoding anthranilate synthase component I family protein has product MQKIPLTQHGKWMPADVQTTISLYMGLVGDQPGILLESAEVDGRLGRYSLIAFDYRLMLHPVDGKLVVEASDERLSPLKEFEGMDFLAGIKEVVKHLSIEQEATGASPAVGRDGLPGLTRGLYGYFGYGVAGMFERKLKDVCRPEDAEACLVLPGQMVLFDHLRHSCCYLSLDEGATPIPAPIQWGADLTAPETGAPEVHPGKEEYMAGVARCKELIAEGECIQVVLSTRFSVPLPDEPFRIYRRLRQANPSPFMFYMKFPDCPSMGKTCGTTLLGSSPEMMVRSARGSLEVRPIAGTRWRGETEKEDIRLEEDLLADPKERAEHVMLVDLGRNDLGRISKPGTVTVEKFMNVERFSHVMHLTSYVEGELKDGLDGVDVLQATFPAGTLSGAPKIRAMEIIAELEPEARGPYGGCIGWIGLDDGEVSLDTGITIRSMWIRDNVCHWQAGAGIVYDSNPEAEWVECNNKARVILEVITGKGGTDVFADR; this is encoded by the coding sequence ATGCAGAAAATACCCCTCACGCAGCACGGCAAATGGATGCCTGCCGACGTGCAAACCACCATCTCCCTCTACATGGGACTTGTGGGCGACCAACCCGGCATTCTCCTGGAATCCGCCGAGGTGGACGGGCGGCTCGGCCGCTACTCCCTCATCGCCTTCGACTACCGCCTCATGCTCCACCCCGTGGACGGCAAGCTGGTCGTCGAGGCCTCCGACGAAAGGCTCTCGCCCCTCAAGGAGTTCGAGGGCATGGACTTCCTGGCCGGGATCAAGGAAGTCGTCAAACATCTCTCCATCGAGCAGGAGGCCACCGGCGCCTCCCCGGCCGTGGGCCGCGACGGGCTGCCCGGCCTGACGCGCGGCCTCTACGGCTACTTCGGCTACGGTGTGGCCGGGATGTTCGAGCGCAAACTGAAAGACGTATGCAGGCCCGAGGACGCCGAGGCGTGCCTGGTCCTGCCCGGCCAGATGGTTCTCTTCGACCATCTGCGCCACTCCTGCTGCTACCTCTCCCTGGACGAAGGAGCCACGCCCATACCCGCTCCGATCCAATGGGGGGCCGACCTGACCGCTCCCGAAACCGGCGCGCCCGAGGTGCACCCCGGCAAAGAGGAATACATGGCCGGGGTCGCGCGGTGCAAGGAGCTTATCGCCGAGGGCGAATGCATCCAGGTGGTCCTGTCCACCCGGTTCTCCGTGCCCCTGCCCGACGAGCCGTTCAGAATCTACCGCAGGCTCCGCCAGGCCAACCCATCGCCGTTCATGTTCTATATGAAATTCCCGGACTGCCCCTCCATGGGCAAGACCTGCGGGACCACTCTGCTCGGCTCATCGCCCGAAATGATGGTCCGCTCCGCGCGCGGCAGCCTCGAAGTGCGCCCCATCGCGGGCACCCGCTGGCGCGGGGAGACCGAGAAGGAGGATATCCGCCTGGAAGAGGATCTGTTGGCCGATCCCAAGGAACGGGCCGAACACGTCATGCTTGTGGACCTTGGCCGCAACGACCTGGGCCGCATCTCCAAACCCGGCACGGTGACCGTGGAGAAATTCATGAACGTGGAACGGTTCTCCCACGTCATGCACCTGACCTCCTACGTGGAAGGCGAACTCAAGGACGGACTGGACGGCGTGGACGTGCTCCAGGCCACCTTCCCGGCCGGGACCCTGTCCGGCGCGCCCAAAATCCGGGCCATGGAGATCATCGCCGAGCTGGAACCCGAAGCGCGCGGCCCCTACGGGGGCTGCATAGGCTGGATAGGCCTGGACGACGGCGAGGTCAGCCTCGACACCGGCATCACCATCCGCTCCATGTGGATCAGGGACAACGTCTGCCATTGGCAGGCGGGCGCGGGCATCGTCTACGATTCGAACCCCGAGGCCGAATGGGTCGAATGCAACAACAAGGCCCGTGTGATCCTCGAAGTCATCACCGGCAAGGGAGGCACCGATGTTTTTGCTGATCGATAA
- the trpA gene encoding tryptophan synthase subunit alpha, protein MNAMQIKIEEAKARGKVGLIPFLPAGFPDREQFWKELEELDAAGASVIEIGMPFSDPVADGPVVEKASLQCLADGVNLAWILTELRKRKGQFKAALLLMGYLNPIYQYGLDKFGKDCEAAGVSGLIVADMPHEESQFVKDAVEPHGVALVPLIGLNTSKERMALYAEGAAGFCYFVSVLGTTGQRDALPARIKEKLAEAREVFDIPIALGFGIKHPDQLEQFEGLMDAAIFGSALISHIESGRSSDSFMEPWK, encoded by the coding sequence ATGAATGCAATGCAGATAAAAATCGAAGAGGCCAAGGCCAGGGGGAAGGTTGGGCTCATTCCGTTCCTGCCCGCAGGGTTCCCGGACCGCGAGCAATTCTGGAAAGAACTTGAAGAACTGGACGCGGCTGGCGCGTCCGTCATCGAGATCGGTATGCCCTTTTCCGACCCGGTGGCCGACGGTCCGGTCGTGGAAAAGGCGTCCCTCCAATGTCTCGCGGACGGCGTCAACCTGGCCTGGATTCTCACCGAGCTGCGAAAGCGCAAGGGGCAATTCAAGGCTGCCCTGCTGCTCATGGGCTATCTCAACCCCATCTATCAATACGGTCTGGATAAATTCGGCAAGGACTGCGAAGCGGCCGGAGTTTCCGGCCTGATCGTCGCGGACATGCCCCACGAGGAATCCCAATTCGTCAAGGATGCCGTCGAACCGCACGGCGTCGCCCTCGTTCCCCTGATCGGCCTGAACACCTCCAAGGAACGCATGGCGCTCTACGCCGAGGGCGCAGCGGGATTTTGTTACTTCGTCTCCGTGCTCGGCACCACCGGACAGCGCGACGCCCTGCCCGCACGCATCAAGGAAAAACTCGCCGAGGCGCGGGAAGTCTTCGACATCCCCATAGCCCTGGGCTTCGGCATCAAGCATCCCGATCAACTCGAACAGTTCGAGGGACTCATGGACGCCGCCATATTCGGCTCCGCCCTCATCTCGCACATCGAATCCGGCCGCTCCAGCGACTCCTTCATGGAGCCGTGGAAGTAG
- a CDS encoding BON domain-containing protein, translating to MLKFGCKLLIAASFIFLLPGCAMVPMGIGLIPGAPAYVSSLIGGGQSMYETAMDERTTEQQMLDAIVAGHAQAELYRAKGIEPTQITPYCYFGKLYLVGEYDSPEQLRKIYQCVDKVDGKRAVISRLYLRDEDAKASFFHDQARYTELRTQLMADFEVTSTPIEVEIVQGDIILLGAIQNREERERIVAHAMGMDGVHRVVSFLYHQENAAEPKIMTAQLAPAPEPPKEIPPPPETKPKSVKTRPKVEKKPKSQVHPTLAVSNPDRGR from the coding sequence GTGCTGAAATTCGGATGCAAACTGCTGATCGCGGCCTCATTCATCTTCCTTTTGCCAGGGTGCGCCATGGTGCCCATGGGCATCGGGCTCATTCCCGGCGCGCCCGCCTACGTCTCCTCGCTCATCGGAGGAGGACAATCGATGTACGAAACAGCCATGGATGAACGGACCACCGAACAACAGATGTTGGACGCCATCGTGGCCGGGCACGCCCAGGCCGAGCTTTACAGGGCCAAGGGCATCGAACCTACGCAGATCACTCCCTACTGCTATTTCGGCAAGCTCTACCTGGTGGGAGAATACGACTCCCCGGAACAATTGCGGAAAATCTATCAATGCGTGGACAAGGTCGACGGCAAGCGCGCGGTCATCAGCCGGCTGTACCTGCGCGACGAGGACGCCAAGGCCTCCTTCTTCCACGACCAGGCCCGATACACCGAACTGCGGACGCAGCTCATGGCCGACTTCGAGGTGACCAGCACGCCCATCGAGGTGGAGATCGTCCAGGGCGACATCATCCTTCTGGGCGCCATCCAGAACAGGGAGGAACGGGAACGCATCGTGGCCCACGCCATGGGCATGGACGGGGTGCACAGGGTGGTTTCATTTCTCTATCATCAGGAAAACGCCGCCGAACCGAAGATCATGACCGCCCAACTCGCCCCTGCGCCAGAGCCGCCCAAGGAAATCCCGCCGCCGCCCGAAACCAAGCCCAAAAGCGTCAAAACCCGGCCCAAGGTGGAAAAGAAGCCGAAGTCGCAGGTTCACCCGACGCTGGCCGTTTCCAACCCCGACAGGGGAAGGTAG